One Schlesneria paludicola DSM 18645 DNA segment encodes these proteins:
- a CDS encoding GNAT family N-acetyltransferase, with amino-acid sequence MEMIEVEVYYLEMRCPSPRTVPAPRNDLSVVHLRSPTVPFYRPLYEAVGQPYRWLSRRKMSDEQLAALFGDPRNELHVLYVNDTPAGFAELDRRQPDEIELVQFGLVPGIIGQGIGKWFLQQVIDKTWSYEPKRIWLHTCTLDHPAALPNYIKAGFLLYKQESIQREP; translated from the coding sequence ATGGAGATGATCGAAGTCGAAGTCTACTACCTTGAGATGCGGTGCCCCTCACCACGTACTGTCCCTGCCCCGCGAAACGACTTGAGCGTGGTTCACCTCCGATCACCGACCGTGCCGTTTTACCGCCCGCTCTACGAAGCGGTTGGCCAGCCTTACCGCTGGCTGAGCCGACGAAAGATGTCGGATGAGCAGCTTGCCGCGCTCTTTGGTGATCCACGAAATGAATTGCACGTCCTTTACGTCAATGACACACCGGCCGGCTTTGCCGAATTGGATCGTCGCCAACCGGATGAAATTGAGCTGGTCCAGTTCGGCCTCGTTCCTGGCATCATTGGCCAGGGAATTGGCAAATGGTTCTTGCAACAAGTCATCGACAAAACATGGAGTTACGAACCAAAACGAATCTGGCTGCATACCTGCACGCTGGATCACCCCGCCGCCTTACCCAACTACATCAAAGCCGGATTCCTGCTCTACAAGCAAGAGTCAATCCAAAGAGAGCCTTGA
- a CDS encoding glycine zipper domain-containing protein yields the protein MRHLTKWLQAAFKKYSGRSRVIRRRFLCLTLSAIALLPGCQYSNNRQAGTALGSGIGALTGALIGQDSGHLFGGALIGALAGGVTGGLIGNAADVQEQREAAAVTHAQYLASTGQALTNIDVIRMVQSGLSDEVIIGTVKHSVGNYDLSPNAMIQLKTYGTSDRVILTLQKLPKIPALPGSGGIHASPSTSVGVVVAPAPVMVYGYHGGPSRRHW from the coding sequence GTGCGGCATCTAACAAAATGGCTTCAAGCGGCGTTCAAGAAATACAGCGGTCGATCGCGAGTGATTCGACGAAGATTCCTCTGCCTGACACTGAGCGCCATCGCACTATTGCCAGGCTGCCAGTATTCGAATAACAGGCAAGCGGGTACCGCACTGGGAAGCGGAATTGGCGCCTTGACGGGTGCCTTGATTGGCCAAGACTCTGGCCATCTTTTCGGCGGGGCTTTGATCGGCGCGCTGGCAGGTGGAGTTACCGGCGGTCTCATTGGCAACGCCGCAGACGTGCAGGAGCAACGCGAGGCCGCAGCGGTGACGCACGCTCAGTATCTTGCATCGACAGGACAAGCGTTGACGAACATTGACGTGATTCGGATGGTCCAGAGCGGTCTTTCGGATGAGGTCATCATTGGAACGGTCAAGCACTCTGTCGGAAATTATGACCTCAGCCCAAATGCCATGATCCAACTGAAAACATATGGCACCAGCGACAGAGTTATTCTCACACTACAGAAACTCCCCAAGATCCCGGCGCTTCCGGGCAGTGGTGGCATTCACGCAAGTCCCTCGACAAGCGTCGGAGTGGTCGTCGCCCCCGCGCCTGTCATGGTCTACGGCTATCATGGCGGCCCTTCTCGTCGACATTGGTGA
- a CDS encoding sulfatase-like hydrolase/transferase, giving the protein MSFLANRRLLVITALICVALIAAATTYWLGKSHRLNVILVTFDTTRADHLGIYGYQRGLTSSFDDFARNGVVFDRAYAPAPITLPSHATMLTGLYPPEHGLRVNGSSRLGDEIPVLPQILKQYGYDTGAFVAAFVLDSMFGLDRGFDTYDDDLSKATRSSESDELRRNGEEIVDSAISWITQRTSRPFFCWVHLYDAHGPYDMRAEQFKNQFEQNPYDAGVAVEIEQFGRLLQFLKERNLDKNTVVVVAGDHGEGLDDHMEIEHGMLVYNSTLHVPLAFAGPKIGQPGTRVAEAVSLVDLTPTLLDILQIPPPKQVSGRSLLEALKGNSIPATVCYAEAEAPFYVNRWCPLKTVISDRWKYIESTRPELYDLQHDPGEITNLIEFARDERQELQAVLDVMREKFDQHSAVDVKLSQQQQANLETLGYLSNGKFNTNAERRDTRVLPDVKDMLPYLAKYERARLAGLHGKLDDTIEQLRKLVQERDDYVGAFILLGDCLSREGRHDEAVEPYRSALNLVPEVVGIRLRLAHCFTAQGRYEEAEVQFREIVAQDPEIAQSHFQWGEVLYTLHQIDDALAQFRETIRIEPAFIAANMRLGEILTRLERYNDAAACYEQALKFDPRNTVALTALSTVLMHAGETGKAYQYARNAVELDSVSVDHRLLLGSILISLNRPREAIAEFREAQRLRFDDPRLLEGIQQAEAALSQGGE; this is encoded by the coding sequence GTGTCCTTCCTGGCGAACCGACGACTTTTGGTCATCACCGCGTTGATCTGCGTGGCCTTGATCGCTGCTGCGACGACGTACTGGTTGGGAAAATCGCACCGCCTGAATGTGATTCTTGTCACGTTCGATACCACCCGAGCTGATCATCTGGGGATCTATGGGTATCAACGTGGGCTGACATCAAGCTTCGACGATTTTGCCCGCAATGGCGTCGTGTTTGATCGGGCCTACGCACCTGCGCCGATCACACTCCCTTCTCACGCTACCATGCTGACGGGGCTGTACCCGCCGGAACATGGTTTGCGCGTCAATGGGAGTAGCCGACTGGGAGACGAAATCCCGGTACTGCCACAAATCCTGAAACAATATGGATATGACACCGGAGCCTTCGTTGCTGCATTCGTACTGGATTCCATGTTTGGCCTCGACCGAGGATTCGATACCTACGATGACGACTTGTCCAAAGCAACGCGATCGTCTGAGTCGGACGAACTCCGTCGCAATGGTGAAGAGATTGTCGATTCTGCGATCTCATGGATCACTCAGCGAACCTCTCGCCCGTTTTTTTGCTGGGTTCATCTGTATGATGCGCATGGTCCCTATGATATGCGAGCAGAGCAATTCAAGAATCAATTCGAACAGAATCCGTATGATGCGGGAGTTGCTGTCGAGATCGAACAGTTCGGTCGTCTGCTTCAGTTTTTGAAGGAACGCAATCTCGACAAGAACACTGTTGTCGTTGTCGCGGGCGATCATGGTGAAGGTCTTGATGACCATATGGAAATCGAGCACGGGATGCTCGTCTACAATTCCACACTTCACGTGCCGCTGGCATTTGCGGGCCCCAAAATCGGCCAACCAGGGACGCGTGTTGCCGAAGCGGTCTCGCTTGTGGATCTCACTCCCACGCTACTCGATATCCTCCAGATTCCACCGCCGAAACAGGTCAGTGGGCGAAGCCTGCTTGAGGCTCTAAAGGGGAATTCGATTCCTGCGACAGTCTGCTACGCAGAAGCCGAAGCACCATTCTATGTGAACCGGTGGTGTCCGCTGAAGACGGTCATTTCCGACCGATGGAAATATATTGAATCCACACGTCCCGAACTGTACGACCTGCAGCATGATCCGGGTGAAATTACGAATTTGATCGAGTTCGCGAGGGACGAACGCCAGGAACTGCAAGCGGTTCTTGATGTGATGCGCGAAAAATTTGACCAGCACAGCGCAGTGGACGTAAAGCTGTCACAGCAGCAACAGGCCAATCTGGAAACGCTCGGATATCTGTCAAATGGGAAATTCAACACGAATGCCGAGCGACGGGACACGCGAGTCTTGCCAGACGTCAAGGACATGCTGCCCTATCTCGCAAAATACGAAAGGGCACGGCTGGCAGGCCTGCACGGAAAGCTCGACGATACGATCGAGCAACTCAGAAAACTCGTGCAGGAACGCGATGACTACGTGGGCGCATTCATTCTTTTAGGCGATTGTCTGAGTCGAGAAGGCCGTCATGATGAGGCGGTCGAGCCCTACCGTTCCGCTCTGAATCTCGTGCCTGAAGTCGTCGGAATCCGACTGCGATTGGCGCATTGTTTCACCGCCCAGGGCCGGTATGAAGAAGCGGAAGTCCAATTCCGGGAAATCGTAGCGCAAGATCCCGAGATCGCGCAGTCGCATTTTCAATGGGGCGAGGTTCTATACACATTGCATCAGATCGATGACGCGCTGGCACAATTTCGCGAAACGATTCGAATTGAACCCGCCTTCATCGCCGCAAACATGCGCCTGGGTGAGATTTTGACAAGGCTCGAGCGTTACAACGACGCGGCGGCCTGTTATGAACAAGCTCTCAAGTTCGATCCTCGGAATACGGTCGCTTTGACTGCGCTATCAACGGTCCTGATGCACGCGGGTGAAACGGGCAAAGCCTATCAGTATGCCAGGAATGCCGTCGAACTCGATTCCGTGTCCGTTGACCATCGCCTTCTACTGGGAAGCATTTTGATTTCACTCAATCGACCTCGAGAAGCGATTGCCGAGTTCCGCGAGGCGCAGCGACTACGCTTTGATGACCCTCGCCTGCTCGAGGGAATCCAGCAGGCAGAAGCCGCCCTCAGCCAAGGGGGAGAATAA
- a CDS encoding alpha/beta fold hydrolase yields MSKSTPSELLSRRPPRWQRGLMCLATFCVTPFGALLPDRFFQTVSDERLDRGLVLILPGIEGRSFLNVSILNGLVDGGLPHALEVFDWTTGNKFFTLYHLRALRRNLTVAQRLAERIVKYQHEYPGRPVWIVGHSGGGAMALLTANALPENHRLTGLILLAAAISPRFDISPILSKVERGIWNFSSWLDCVFVGIGTTIFGTVDGQHTPAAGMLGFHQTSNSSDPAQTPESPNAAALIQVSYHLRMIAAFNLGGHFGCVNRVFIAENIAPLISDNQVML; encoded by the coding sequence ATGAGCAAATCGACTCCTTCCGAACTGCTTTCACGGCGACCACCACGATGGCAGCGAGGGCTGATGTGCCTCGCCACCTTTTGCGTCACCCCATTTGGCGCACTCCTGCCGGATCGGTTCTTTCAAACGGTCAGCGACGAACGGCTTGATCGAGGGCTGGTGCTGATACTGCCGGGAATTGAAGGCCGCAGCTTCTTGAACGTCTCCATTCTCAACGGACTCGTCGACGGCGGACTGCCACATGCCCTGGAAGTCTTCGACTGGACGACTGGCAACAAGTTCTTCACCCTCTATCATCTGCGTGCGTTGCGCCGGAATCTGACCGTCGCACAAAGGCTCGCCGAACGCATCGTGAAATACCAACACGAATATCCCGGCCGACCCGTCTGGATTGTTGGCCACTCTGGCGGTGGCGCCATGGCCCTCCTCACGGCGAACGCGTTGCCGGAAAATCATCGACTTACGGGACTCATCTTGTTGGCCGCTGCAATTTCACCACGGTTCGATATCTCTCCGATCCTGAGCAAGGTCGAACGGGGAATCTGGAATTTCTCGTCCTGGCTCGATTGTGTCTTCGTTGGAATCGGTACCACGATCTTCGGCACCGTCGATGGCCAGCACACCCCGGCCGCAGGAATGTTGGGGTTTCATCAAACCTCCAATTCGAGCGACCCCGCTCAGACGCCCGAATCGCCGAACGCCGCAGCACTGATTCAAGTGTCCTACCATCTCCGCATGATCGCTGCCTTCAATCTCGGCGGCCACTTCGGCTGCGTGAATCGCGTCTTCATTGCCGAAAACATTGCACCGCTGATCAGCGACAACCAAGTGATGTTGTAG
- a CDS encoding organic hydroperoxide resistance protein has product MTQMEKVLYTAKTHTTGGRDGAANSTDGRLDVKLSSPGVSGNGTNPEQLFAAGWSACFLGALSVAASEKKVALPANRAIDAEVDLGTNDGGYLLRARLNVSLPGLDHNVARALVDAAHQICPYSKATRGNIEVVINLV; this is encoded by the coding sequence ATGACTCAAATGGAGAAAGTGTTGTACACGGCGAAAACTCACACTACGGGAGGCCGGGATGGTGCCGCGAATAGCACCGATGGACGACTCGACGTCAAACTGTCGTCGCCCGGTGTCTCGGGTAACGGGACTAATCCCGAGCAACTGTTCGCTGCCGGTTGGTCGGCCTGTTTCCTCGGCGCGTTGAGTGTCGCGGCCAGCGAAAAGAAAGTTGCCCTCCCTGCCAACCGCGCCATTGATGCCGAAGTCGATCTCGGGACAAACGATGGCGGCTATTTGCTGCGTGCCCGTCTCAATGTCAGCCTGCCAGGCTTGGACCACAATGTCGCCCGGGCCCTGGTTGATGCGGCGCATCAGATCTGTCCTTATTCCAAAGCCACGCGTGGCAATATCGAAGTCGTAATTAATCTGGTGTAA
- a CDS encoding SDR family NAD(P)-dependent oxidoreductase has translation MSLEQKVAVVTGASQGIGAGLVRGFLDRGYQVVANSRSIASENSPNLLTVAGDIADPNVAEQVIASAVQKFGRVDTLVNNAGMFISKPFTEYTQDDFVRKISLNLGGFFYVSQQAIRQMLEQRRGHVINVTTTLVNQPVKGVPSALASLTKGGLDAVTRSLAIEYAEQGIRVNAVAPGIIRTPMHAPETHAALAGLHPLGRLGEVQEVVDAVLYLESAGFVTGETLHVDGGAHAGHW, from the coding sequence ATGAGTCTTGAACAAAAGGTCGCCGTTGTCACAGGAGCGTCACAGGGTATCGGTGCCGGCCTGGTCCGGGGCTTTCTTGATCGGGGTTATCAAGTCGTTGCGAATTCCCGTTCAATCGCGTCCGAAAATTCTCCGAACCTGTTGACGGTCGCGGGTGACATTGCCGATCCAAATGTGGCCGAGCAGGTCATCGCCAGCGCCGTCCAGAAATTCGGCCGCGTGGATACCCTAGTAAATAACGCGGGGATGTTCATTTCGAAACCGTTCACAGAATACACGCAGGACGATTTCGTTCGCAAAATTTCGCTCAATCTAGGCGGCTTTTTTTATGTCTCGCAACAGGCCATTCGTCAGATGCTTGAACAGCGCCGTGGCCACGTGATCAATGTCACAACGACCCTGGTGAATCAACCAGTGAAAGGCGTGCCGTCAGCGTTAGCGTCTTTGACCAAAGGTGGATTGGATGCGGTCACTCGATCGCTGGCGATTGAGTACGCCGAGCAGGGCATCCGCGTGAACGCTGTGGCTCCGGGCATCATCCGGACGCCGATGCACGCGCCTGAGACTCATGCTGCTTTGGCCGGTCTGCATCCACTTGGACGCCTGGGCGAAGTGCAGGAAGTGGTCGATGCCGTTTTATACCTGGAGTCGGCGGGATTTGTGACTGGTGAAACACTGCACGTCGATGGTGGCGCACATGCCGGACATTGGTAA
- a CDS encoding tautomerase family protein, with protein sequence MPIVTIQITREGTTPDQKAALIKGATNLLADVLNKLPSLTFVIIQEVEMEDWGVNGLPAAEHRRLIAAGSLDMPTH encoded by the coding sequence ATGCCGATCGTGACAATTCAAATCACCCGTGAAGGAACAACGCCCGACCAGAAGGCGGCGTTGATCAAAGGGGCAACAAACCTGCTGGCCGACGTCTTGAACAAACTGCCCAGTTTGACCTTCGTGATCATTCAAGAAGTTGAGATGGAAGATTGGGGAGTGAATGGTTTACCTGCTGCTGAACACAGGCGTCTGATCGCGGCTGGATCACTCGATATGCCGACCCACTGA
- a CDS encoding NAD(P)H-dependent flavin oxidoreductase yields the protein MNPFLRKLGIELPIVQAPMAGVSTAELAAIVSNAGGLGSIGVGSVDAEATRKMIASVRSLTDRPFNVNIFCHQPAKSDSAREAAWLSRLAPEFARYGAKPPTHLAEIYRTFLTDDAKLSVLLNERPPIVSFHFGLPSSAQIEALRSAGIILIATATNLDEGNAIATAGIDAVVAQGYEAGGHRGVFDPHIPDDRLGTIALTRLLVRKLSIPVIAAGGIMDGGGIAASLALGAVAAQLGTAFVACPESSADAAYRSALLGTPAEHTVMTSAISGRPARCLSNHFTALGMFTTSEAIPDYPIAYDAGKSLHAAAKAVGEYGYGAQWAGQGAPLAREIPAAELVVQLRTEMEQALALY from the coding sequence ATGAACCCATTTCTCCGCAAGCTCGGGATCGAGCTGCCCATCGTCCAAGCCCCGATGGCAGGCGTGTCCACAGCGGAATTGGCGGCCATCGTCTCGAACGCCGGGGGCCTCGGCTCCATTGGAGTCGGCTCAGTCGATGCCGAGGCAACTCGCAAGATGATCGCCTCCGTTCGATCTCTGACGGACCGTCCGTTCAATGTGAATATTTTCTGCCACCAGCCCGCGAAGTCGGACTCCGCTCGAGAAGCGGCATGGCTTTCTCGACTGGCCCCTGAGTTCGCCCGTTACGGCGCAAAGCCGCCGACACATCTTGCCGAGATCTATCGGACGTTCCTGACCGACGACGCCAAGCTCTCGGTCCTGCTAAACGAACGGCCCCCGATCGTCAGTTTTCATTTTGGCTTGCCGTCCTCCGCGCAGATCGAGGCTCTCCGCTCGGCTGGAATCATTCTGATCGCCACGGCGACGAATCTCGATGAAGGAAACGCCATTGCCACAGCCGGAATCGATGCTGTGGTTGCTCAAGGCTATGAAGCGGGTGGACACCGTGGAGTCTTCGACCCCCACATCCCTGATGATCGACTAGGAACGATCGCTTTGACCCGACTGCTCGTCCGCAAATTGAGCATCCCGGTCATCGCAGCCGGTGGAATCATGGACGGAGGCGGGATTGCTGCCTCACTCGCACTTGGTGCGGTCGCGGCGCAACTCGGTACGGCCTTTGTCGCGTGTCCAGAATCGTCGGCCGACGCGGCATACCGCAGTGCCCTGCTGGGGACACCAGCCGAACACACAGTGATGACATCAGCGATCTCGGGCCGCCCCGCCCGATGTCTTTCCAATCATTTCACCGCCCTTGGAATGTTTACAACTTCTGAAGCCATTCCGGATTACCCCATTGCGTACGATGCCGGGAAGTCACTGCACGCTGCGGCGAAAGCCGTGGGAGAATACGGATACGGAGCCCAGTGGGCAGGACAAGGAGCCCCGCTGGCTCGCGAGATCCCTGCGGCCGAACTGGTCGTACAACTTCGAACGGAGATGGAACAGGCCCTCGCACTCTATTGA
- a CDS encoding efflux RND transporter permease subunit, which translates to MLEKLIDISLANRMLVISLVVIMGGLGVYSAVNLPIDAVPDMTNVQVQIVTDAGALSPLEVEQYVTSPVELTMSGLPNVEEIRSVSKFGLSLVTVVFQEGSDIFRCRQLITERLTDAAERVPKGYGTPKLNPLTTALGEILQFEVKGKDYTPMQLRTILDWQIAPRLRQVPGVTEINSHGGYYQSFEVRPDPDRLASFNVSLQELFRSISANNSTSGGGYVVHHGEQRFIRGQALLTNEADIENVVIRVNQDGTPVLVRDVADVLIAPLTRQGAVTRDGRGEAVMGMVMMLWGANSRTTVVAAKERLEEINKTLPPGVFTEVTYDRADLINRTLKTVETNLVEGGSLVVIVLLIMLGSLRAGIVVALAIPLSMLFAANMMAVTGITASLMSLGAIDFGLIVDSSVIMVENCIRRISHNSQDRPHLDVIRDAAIEVRKPTMFGELIIAIVYLPLLTLQGTEGKLFRPMALTVLFALAGSLVLSLTLMPVLASLALPRKMQEKEILIIRLIHRVYHPLVHQTIARPLMTVAAAVLVLIVSVPIAANLGGEFMPKLDEGDLLIEVNRLPSATLEDSIPMGEQIEKLLLAFPEVKTVFCKTGRPEIANDVMGVQQTDVWVLLKPEREWPEHKSRLEIIDEMRTRLNDHVPGALFGFTQPIEMRVDELVAGVKANVAVLLYAPVGSLQSDGDLSNLKELDTLTKYGKKIEKVLRGIPGAVDVKAQNQANLPTVRIQVKPEALARYGIDADQVMQTVATMGGHKVGEVFRGRMRFPIVVRIPTEWRTDLYRLEQMPVFGANGRQIPLGELADLIMEDSPPGIDHDRTQRRTYVQCNVRGRDVESFVHDARSAIERDIKLPTGYEMEWGGDFKNLQSAKQRLMIVTPVVLLLIFLLLHTTFHSGRLASLIFLAVPIAASGGVFALALRGMPFSISAGVGFIALFGVAVLNGLVWVSAAEQLRHAGHSPRGAAEETAIHRLRPVLMTALVASLGFLPMAASHSAGAEIQRPLASVVIGGLITSTLLTAFVLPAIYPWFVDRNDTPHSAA; encoded by the coding sequence ATGCTTGAGAAGCTGATCGACATTTCCCTCGCCAACCGGATGCTGGTGATCTCGCTCGTCGTCATCATGGGCGGACTCGGTGTCTACTCCGCGGTGAACCTGCCCATCGATGCCGTCCCGGACATGACGAACGTTCAAGTTCAAATCGTGACGGACGCCGGAGCGTTGTCGCCCCTCGAAGTCGAGCAGTACGTGACATCGCCCGTCGAACTGACAATGAGCGGTCTGCCGAATGTCGAGGAAATCCGCAGCGTCTCGAAGTTTGGCCTGTCCCTGGTCACGGTCGTCTTCCAGGAAGGATCAGATATCTTTCGGTGCCGACAACTGATCACCGAACGATTGACGGATGCCGCCGAACGAGTTCCCAAAGGGTACGGTACGCCCAAGTTGAACCCGCTCACCACGGCACTCGGTGAAATCTTGCAATTTGAAGTCAAAGGCAAAGACTATACGCCGATGCAACTGCGCACGATTCTGGACTGGCAGATCGCGCCACGACTGCGACAAGTTCCGGGCGTCACCGAGATCAACTCGCACGGCGGTTACTATCAATCCTTCGAAGTCCGTCCCGACCCTGACCGATTGGCCAGCTTCAATGTCTCGCTGCAGGAATTGTTTCGCTCGATCTCTGCGAACAACAGCACTTCGGGTGGTGGATACGTCGTACATCATGGCGAGCAGCGTTTCATCCGTGGCCAAGCCCTGCTGACGAACGAAGCCGATATCGAAAACGTCGTGATTCGCGTCAATCAGGATGGCACCCCCGTCCTGGTCCGCGATGTGGCCGATGTCCTGATCGCGCCCCTGACTCGACAAGGTGCCGTCACTCGAGATGGTCGTGGCGAGGCCGTGATGGGAATGGTGATGATGTTGTGGGGAGCAAACTCACGCACCACCGTCGTGGCCGCGAAAGAACGATTGGAAGAAATCAACAAAACACTCCCACCGGGTGTGTTCACGGAAGTCACCTACGATCGTGCGGACTTGATCAATCGCACGTTGAAGACGGTCGAAACCAATCTGGTTGAAGGGGGTTCGCTCGTCGTCATCGTATTGCTGATCATGCTGGGCAGCCTGCGGGCGGGCATCGTCGTCGCGCTGGCCATTCCGCTGTCGATGCTGTTCGCTGCAAACATGATGGCCGTCACCGGGATCACGGCGAGCTTGATGAGCCTGGGGGCCATCGACTTCGGACTGATCGTCGACAGTTCGGTGATCATGGTCGAAAACTGTATCCGCCGAATCTCGCACAACAGTCAGGATCGGCCGCATCTGGACGTCATTCGCGACGCGGCCATCGAAGTTCGCAAACCGACAATGTTTGGCGAATTGATCATCGCCATCGTGTATCTGCCCCTGCTGACCCTGCAAGGAACGGAAGGCAAACTGTTCCGCCCCATGGCCCTAACCGTCTTGTTCGCGTTGGCCGGATCGCTCGTCTTATCACTGACGCTGATGCCCGTCCTGGCGTCGCTCGCACTGCCTCGTAAGATGCAGGAAAAAGAAATCCTGATCATTCGACTGATCCACCGCGTTTATCATCCGCTCGTCCATCAAACGATCGCACGACCTCTGATGACGGTGGCAGCCGCAGTCCTCGTCCTCATTGTCAGCGTGCCGATCGCCGCCAACCTGGGTGGCGAGTTTATGCCGAAACTGGACGAGGGCGACCTCTTGATCGAAGTCAATCGCTTGCCCAGTGCAACACTTGAAGACTCGATTCCCATGGGTGAACAGATCGAGAAACTGCTGCTCGCGTTTCCTGAAGTGAAAACCGTGTTCTGTAAGACCGGGCGGCCGGAAATCGCGAATGACGTGATGGGCGTACAGCAAACAGACGTCTGGGTCCTGCTGAAACCGGAACGCGAATGGCCCGAACACAAGTCACGACTCGAAATTATCGATGAGATGCGGACCCGCCTGAACGATCATGTCCCGGGAGCTCTGTTCGGATTCACACAGCCAATCGAGATGCGAGTCGATGAACTGGTCGCCGGTGTGAAGGCCAATGTCGCCGTTCTGCTTTACGCCCCCGTTGGCTCGCTGCAGTCTGATGGCGACCTGTCCAATTTGAAGGAACTTGACACGCTGACCAAGTATGGCAAGAAGATCGAAAAGGTCTTGCGAGGCATTCCGGGGGCCGTTGACGTCAAAGCTCAGAACCAGGCCAACCTGCCGACTGTGCGTATTCAGGTAAAGCCCGAAGCGCTCGCTCGCTACGGCATTGATGCTGATCAGGTGATGCAGACTGTGGCGACGATGGGCGGACACAAAGTTGGTGAAGTCTTCCGCGGACGCATGCGATTTCCGATCGTAGTCCGCATTCCGACCGAATGGCGTACGGACCTCTACCGCCTGGAACAAATGCCGGTCTTCGGAGCGAACGGACGGCAGATCCCCCTGGGTGAACTGGCCGATCTGATCATGGAAGACTCGCCGCCTGGAATCGACCACGATCGGACACAGCGACGAACCTATGTGCAGTGCAATGTCCGAGGTCGCGATGTGGAAAGTTTCGTTCACGATGCACGCAGTGCCATCGAACGCGATATCAAACTGCCCACCGGCTACGAAATGGAATGGGGTGGTGACTTCAAGAACCTGCAATCGGCCAAGCAGCGATTGATGATCGTGACGCCGGTGGTCTTGTTACTAATCTTCCTGCTGCTGCACACGACGTTTCATTCGGGGCGCCTGGCAAGCCTCATTTTCCTCGCCGTTCCGATCGCCGCATCGGGTGGTGTTTTCGCACTGGCGCTTCGAGGAATGCCGTTCAGCATTTCTGCCGGCGTGGGCTTCATCGCCCTGTTCGGAGTGGCTGTATTGAACGGTCTGGTCTGGGTGAGTGCCGCCGAACAGTTGCGTCACGCGGGACATTCTCCGCGTGGGGCCGCTGAAGAAACGGCCATTCACCGTCTGCGGCCCGTGCTGATGACGGCTCTGGTCGCCAGCCTGGGCTTCTTACCAATGGCCGCCTCGCATTCCGCCGGTGCCGAAATCCAACGCCCGCTCGCCTCGGTGGTGATCGGCGGACTAATCACGTCCACTCTGTTGACGGCGTTCGTGTTACCCGCCATCTACCCCTGGTTCGTCGACCGAAACGACACCCCACACTCCGCGGCATGA
- a CDS encoding Gfo/Idh/MocA family protein, producing MGDESKTWRVGIVGLNPIGLFLLEQFRLIPNVRVVGIYDRDPSRCHLANELDCRVWDHPAQAFSATDVDAVVLADQVSSESIAMGLQNGKHLVVDRPWGVSSREWRELSETAGRSSAQLTFVCLRRWSSDFPTVLVAMRSGRVGTLQSARYVSHEMCLASELAAPRFLTEIAFSLLDQLLLLTASNPKDVFAKRLGSAAGGEDTGLIATIEFENGCVAQIDLQSQSRLSQRTGWMLEGAQGSYRDDRLYTVTTDGEVIDEPLSPPNMPDNSFVRELVASWNGEASSLPSLTEAVRTVQLAEMIERSAERRDVVRS from the coding sequence ATGGGCGACGAGTCAAAAACATGGCGCGTGGGGATCGTTGGATTGAATCCCATCGGGCTGTTTTTGTTGGAACAGTTTCGTTTAATTCCGAACGTACGAGTTGTGGGTATCTATGACCGTGATCCATCACGCTGCCATCTTGCGAACGAGCTGGACTGTCGCGTTTGGGATCATCCGGCGCAGGCCTTTTCTGCGACAGATGTGGATGCGGTCGTGTTGGCCGATCAAGTCAGTTCCGAATCGATTGCAATGGGCCTGCAGAACGGTAAGCACCTTGTCGTGGATCGCCCTTGGGGCGTGTCCTCTCGCGAATGGCGGGAACTCAGCGAAACGGCCGGGAGATCGTCGGCTCAATTGACGTTTGTTTGCTTGCGACGCTGGTCTTCGGACTTTCCGACCGTTCTGGTCGCCATGAGATCCGGCCGCGTCGGGACGCTTCAATCGGCGCGATATGTCTCGCACGAAATGTGCCTGGCGTCGGAGTTGGCGGCGCCGCGATTCCTGACCGAGATCGCGTTCAGTTTGCTCGATCAGCTTTTACTGCTGACGGCATCGAATCCGAAAGATGTGTTTGCCAAGAGGCTGGGTTCTGCGGCAGGGGGCGAGGACACGGGGCTGATCGCTACGATCGAGTTCGAAAATGGCTGTGTTGCCCAGATCGATCTGCAATCCCAGTCACGGTTGTCGCAACGAACGGGGTGGATGCTTGAAGGTGCCCAGGGCAGTTATCGCGATGACCGGCTTTATACTGTGACGACCGATGGCGAAGTCATTGATGAGCCGTTGTCGCCTCCGAACATGCCGGACAATTCGTTTGTCCGGGAACTGGTTGCGAGCTGGAACGGCGAGGCGTCGTCACTGCCATCGTTGACGGAAGCGGTTCGAACGGTGCAACTGGCTGAAATGATCGAGCGATCCGCAGAGAGGCGTGACGTTGTGCGAAGCTGA